AACTCTCCTATCTGCCGTTGTGTAAAGGGGTTTATGCCGAGATCCAAAGAAGAATGGAACAGTAGGAATTCGACCAGAGGGTGCATCAGAGAAACTGAATTGAATTGTCAGAAGAACACAAGCAGGTCGGCTTCGATGCAGGTGAAGAAAGATGTCTTTGTGCAAATGAACCGGATGAAAGTGCCTGATTCTGCGGAATACTTATCGGACATTGGAGATGAAGGAGGATGCCAAAGCTGGTGCCTGAATAATTGTTCTTGCTTGGCTTATTCTTATGTCGGCACAATAGGGTGCTTGGTCTGGGCTAAAGATCTGATGGATATGCAGGAGTTTTCAACGGCTGGGCAGGATGTATATGTTCGGGTCGCACATGACAATACAGGTATAAGAGGTTTCATTACAACGAGTATCATTTGAACAGTATCACGTATCTTTCAATTCTTTTCTCATGTCAGGCATGTCGATACAAACAAAACTTATCATCAGCATAAGTACCATGGTTGGCATCGTGTCCATAGGAGCTGCTATTTTCAGTCTCTGCAAGTGGAGAGCTAGCAAAAGAGGTACCAATAATTCTAATCTTTTGATTAACTTCACAATAAACGTACTCTAGAAACATTACCAGAATCCCTAAGGCTCTTGACTCACCGTATGTCAAAGATAAAACAGGTGAAATGTCACTTGGAAATGCATGGAAAGATGAGCTGAAGCAAGATGATGCATCTGAATTGACGATGTTCAGTTTTAGTAACTTACATCATGTGACAAACAACTTTAATGCAACAAACAAACTTGGCCAAGGAGGGTTTGGCCCCGTTTATAAGGTAAAAGCCTTCCCTAAAATGTTTGTTTAGTAAAATTTTATGACATTATCCTGGGGCTGATACTTCTATGAGTTGGGAAACAGGGAAAGCTGAATGATGGAAAGGAGATAGCTGTCAAAAGACTTTCCAGTAGCTCAGGCCAAGGCATGGAGGAGTTTAAGAATGAGATCATTCTAATATCAAAGCTTCAGCATCGAAATCTCGTCAGACTCGTGGGTTGCTGCatcgaaggagaagaaaaaattttagtATATGAGTACTTGTCAAACAAAAGCTTAGATacctttctttttggttggtcactctccctctcttcaaGTCATGCTTGTGCTGATAAGAATAACATATATCATAGTAGTAACTCAAGTTACCAATTCTTTTCGCTTTCTTCCTTGCTTAGATTCAGGAAGGAAAGCAGAACTCAACTGGGACATACGATTCTGGATCATTCGAGGGATCGCAAGTGGGCTTCAGTACCTCCATCGAGAGTCTAACCTTCGAGTTATCCACCGAGATTTAAAGGCAAGCAATATTCTCTTGGATGAgaaaatgaacccaaaaatttcGGACTTTGGGCTAGCGCGGATCTTCGAAGGCACCCAAGTTTTGCTAAATACTCACAAAGTTGTTGGAACACTGTGAGTTTTCAATCCTTGCCGCTGAAAAATCAGTTCAATAAGGAAACTATATCACTTGAGTGATTAACATGATCAAAGCAATTGCAGAGGATATATGTCACCCGAATATGCCATGGGAGGGATATTTTCTGAGAAATCTGACGTCTATAGCTTCGGTGTGCTGCTACTTGAGATCGTCTCTGGCAAAAAGAACACGAGCTTGTACTACCAAGGCCATCATTTCAATCTTCTTTCCTATGTAAGTACGAGGAATACAGTTTCGAGGGATCTTCAATTAATCTTTTCGGCTATTTATGCGCCCAATGGTCTCGAATTCTTACAGGCATGGCAATTGTGGAGCGAAGGCACTGGACTAGACCTAACAGATGAAGCAATTGTTCATACTTGTTCGACATCAGAAGTGATGAGAAGCATTCTGGTCGGGCTTCTATCTGTGCAGGACCATGCCACCGACCGACCCAACATGTCATCAGTAGTTCTGATGCTGAGCGGTGAATCAGAACTTCCTCAGCCGAGACCGCCGACATTcaccttcaaaagtgaaatTCCAAGTCATGATATCAGGTCACAACGGGAGTGCATCTTCTCCACGAACACCATCACGAATTCTGTGGTCGATGGAAGATGATGATCaccattttttgtcttttgttttttgtcgaaGAGTGAGAGAAAATCTTGGAAATCAGGAGAAAATCTTGGGATATGATACTCTTtgtcttcatttattttatttcctttatttctGAACTCTCAAGATTAGAAAGTaggaaatcttttccttttctgcttCTATTTCCTTTCTATAGCCTAGATGTCCTAGACTCTATTTATGTGTAATATTCTCTAcaataaaaattagagaataaaaaataaaagaaattacttttcttttttgaaatcaacatggtatcagagtggAGGTTTTGAATCCATCTCCTTCTATGGTGAAAACGGCGATGATCGGAGCTCGTAGGGATGCTGATTCTAGTGTCGTGCTAAAGAGAAATTCAACTGATCTCTCTAGACGATCAAGCATTAGTGGAGAGCAATTCTTCCATAACTCCAATCTACTATTAACATTTCAACGATTGAATGGCCAAAATTATTTGGAGTGGGCTCAATCGATGAAACTAGCAATCGATGGTATAGGGAAGCTTGGCCACTTGACATGCGAGGTGAAGGAACCAGCAAAAAGCTATCCGAAATGGAAGGCTTGGAGATCGAAGAACTCCTTAGTGATTGCCTGGCTGATCAATTTTATGGAGTCAGCAATTGGAAAACCCACCAATTTTATGGGCTCAATCGGTGAAACTAGCAATAGATGGTGAAAGGACGCTTGGCCACTTGACAACAGGCAAGGTGAAGGAACCAACTAAAAGCGATCCCAAAATGGAAGGCTTGGAGATCGGAGAACTCCTTAGTGATTGCTTGGCTAATCAATTTTATAGAGTTAGCAATTGGAAAACCAACCTATTCCTTCCGATCGCTAAAGATATGTGAGAGAAACATATTCTGATTTGAAGAGCTCTTCCTAGATCTTTGAATTGAAGACAAAGTTACGACAATCAAGGCAAGGAGATCGTGAGGTCACTATTTACTACAATGAAATGGTGACCATGTGGCAGGAATTAGATCATTGCTATGATGATACATGGGAAAATTCAGCTAATTGCAAGAGACaaatgaagagagaagagaatgatAGAGGATACATATTTCTATCAAGCCTCAATCGAAGCTTGGATGAGATAAGAGGCATAATCCTTGGTTGAAAACCTCTGACATCCATTCGCGAGGTTTTTTCTAAAGTTAGAAGGGAGGAATCTCGGAGGCAAATCATGCTACGTGATTTGGAAACAAATGTGAACTCTATATCCGAAAATTCTACACTTGTAGCTCGGGGACTTGATTCTaaagaagagaggaggaagaaaccATGTTGTGAACATTGCAAGAAACCATGGCATACCAAAGAAACCTGCCGGAAAAATGATGGGAAACCGCAGAATTGGAAAAAGGAAGCCTAGAAGAGAAGGAGCAGTAGTGATGGTCGAGCGTTCCAAGCAACAAATGAGGAAGAGCAAATCAAGTCAAATTCGGTTCCATTCACAAAGGAACACCTAGAGCACCTGTCCAAATTCCTTCAACCTCCACATCCTTCTTTAAATCCATCTTGTTCTTTAGCTTATAACGGTAATCATTTTTCTACTGTTTTCCTCATAGAAAATCCACACCAAAATACTCTATGGATTCTTGATTCAGAAGCAACCGATCATATGATAGGCTATTCAAAACTCTTTTCCACCTATAATCCGTGTgcaggaaattaaaaaaaaaatcacaattgtAGATGGTTCTCTTTCAGCTATAGCTGGATAAGGATCCATCAAGCTCTCACCCGCCCTCACGCTTCACAATGTTCTTCATGTCGCAAATCTATATTGTAACTTGATGTCtattagtaaaataatctcTTATCGAAAGTGTCAAGCTAATTTTTTCTCATCTTATTGTGAGTTTCGAGATTTGACCCTGGAGAGGATGGTTGGTAGTGTTAGAGAGAGTGAAGGAGACTATTTCTTTTGAAGATGGAACAAGCTCAAGTAGACAAGTTCGGGCTAGCTGTTTCGAATCTGTTACCATTTGTAAGGGTGATGATATTATGTTATGGCATTATAGGCTAGGCCATCCGAATTTTCTATATTTGAAGTTCTTGTTCCCAAAGTTGTTTTCGAATAAAAGTTCATTTCCATTTTAGTGTGAATTTTGCGAATTAGCCAGACATCATCGAACCAATTTTCCCTCTCAAACCTACAAGCTGCCGAAAACATTCTCATTAATTCATAGTGATGTTGGGGGTCCATCAAGAATTCCTATGCCCTTAGGAAAGAACTGGTTtgttacatttattgatgatcaTACGAGGATGAGTTGAGTGTACTTTTAAAAGAGAAATCTAAAGTAGagttcattttaaaaaaattttacacCATGATACAAACACAATTTCAAGTACAAATCCAGATTTTTACGTGTAACAATGGGATAGAATATTTCAATAAGATTTTGGGACAGTTTTTCTTGGAAAAAGAAATTGTGCATCAATGTTCTTGTCCCGACACCCAtcaacaaaatggggtggcaaagaggaagaaaaagcatATTTTAGAAGTAACCAGAGCTCTACTCTTCACAACTGGAGTTCTCACATCTATGGGGTGAAGCTCTTCTTACATTCACATATCTTATCAATCGAATGCATTCCAGAGTGTTAAAGTTTCAAGCATCCTTGAGAGTCTTTTAGAATACTTATCCAGCCTCTAGAATTGCTGCATCCCTAACCTTAAAAATATGTGGTTGTACCTCCCTTGTTCACATCCAAGATAAAAATCGAGGCAAACTTGATCCTAGAGCAAAAAGATGTATGTTTCTTGGTTATGCACCTAACCAAAAAGGTTATAAATGCTTTAACccgatttccaaaaaaaaaattgtttgtcaCCATGGATGTCACCTTTTTCTGAATTAACACTTTTTTTAAGCTTCTCTTCAAGGGGGAAAGAAAGTGCAGATTAGCACAACACTATCACAGAGTCGTTTCGTCTTGCAAAACCCGAGAATCCTCTTCCTGAAAATTCTATTCCGGCTACTCTTATACCTAATTTTGAACCatgtttttcaaataataaaaattcggGTCCACCCATTTTGGCATCTCATCCTACTTGTGAGCATAACGGGTGCGAAACTACTACCAAGAATACTAAGCTCCTATCCTATGTTTAGTCTCCATGAGAAGAAACAAAACTCAAAGAAATgagtcttcttctctcttaaggTGCCATGAGTCCGAACCAAGGCATGACTAGTACTCCATACAATCATCAAGCAATGTCCCAACTCAATTTGTACAACCtaatcatagtaaaaaaaaatgagtctaTTGATGAACTTGACATACCTATTGCTATTCGAAAAGGAGTTAGGTCTTATACCAAATATCCTACGTCTCATTACGTGTCTTACAAAATCCTCTCACCCAATTTTTATGCCTATACCTCAACCTTGTCTTGTGCGGAGATTCCAAAAACTATGCGGGATGCTCTACAAGTTCCTAAGTGGAAGGAAGCAATCTTTGAGGAGATGAAGGCTCTAGAAGAAAATGGAATGTGGGATATGGTGGATCTACCTAAGGGAAAGTCCATAGTCGGATGCAAGTGGGTATTCACAACCAAGCATAAAGCTAATGGGTCCCTTGAAAGGTATAAAGCTTGATTGCCAAAGGATTCACCAAGACGTATGAACACGGCTACAATCAACATTGCACATAATCGGTGCTACATAATAGAAATAAGTATGTTGAGATTTGTGACGCCTTGAAACCTCCACGTTTGTAAGTTAACTGGACCTAGTTAAGGTCCAACTATGATTCCAGTTTGTTGAATAAAACTGGGTTTTAAGGATTTAAGTAACAATGGTTGGATGATTTCTGAGACGTCGGTTAGTTTAGATTAGGTTTCGTTAGTTTAGTCGTCGCATTTTAGGATTGAAATCCGCACACCGAGCCTAACCCCGATCGAGCCCGATCTGCGAAAAGATCAAAATTACCCTCcgtcggttgagccaaatgtccAACTAGTCCTAAATTACCTAATGTTTGAATTGTCCGCAGTTTTAAtgcaaataaaacaaaagctTTAATGGGTGATGGGACACTACTTGTCCCGTCACCACCAACTCAACAACCCCCCCAACCATCACGTCACCTTTCCTCTTCCCTTTCTCCCTCTTCTTTCCCCCCTCCCTCACTCACACccgaccccccccccccctctccttctcgtcttcttcttcttcttcctttttgcttgCTATCATGCACCGACCACCAACGCAGACACTTGCCTCGGTTGCCCGTCATCCAGCCCTCCACCACCTCGCCACCAATCCCCTACCCTTCGTCCTCACCCGTCAATTGCCGTGCCACCTCAAGCTCGGGCCGTAACCAACCTGCTCGAGCAGCCCTCGAGCTACCTCAACCCGACGCTACCAGCTACCACCTCCAGCCTAAGTCGCCGCCGCTTGCCTCCGTCGTCGCCGACTTGAGCTAGCCGACCCAACCTCGTGCCAACCACCGGGAGACTCGCGAAGCCTCGGCCACCCTCGAACCAGCCCGACCTCCTTTGTTTTTGCTGCCCAAGCCATCCACCCAAGTCGCCATGGACCGTGACCGCTCGCCGTGCCATTGCCGACCCTTTTCGCCTCCCGACCAGCCCCGCCACCACCCATGAGCCTCCGTTGTCGCCATGCCTCCTAGCCAAGGACCACCACTGTCCGGCCCGCCCTAAAACCAAGCCGGAGGCCCCCGAGACCTAAGGTGGCCGAGAGCTCCACCGAAGGCCCGTCGGGGATCGCCGCCTCCCTTTTCATCGTTGTTTAGTTGCCTGAGTTAGATTAATTGTGagttaaaccctaaaccccgattagggTGCTAATTGCGTTTAGTggtaattagttagtgtaattagtctaatatggtGTTTAGGTAACTCAATCATAGTCGGTTTGGATAGAAACtaggtttaggttaaatgaccacgattaattaagtcaGACCGCTTAGTCGGGTCATCTATGGCTCATTGGTGATTAGATTGGATTGTTTGAATGGGCAGTGGACTGCCattgtttgatcgcgagcgagcgatagggcAGAGTCGAGTGGACGATTGATTGCCTATTGGATTGGATTTTTGATAGTTCAATTTTATGAGCTTGGATCATTGTTTATCGTTAAAATAATAGAACTTGTTTGGCTAATCATCCCGATGGTTTGTTTGTCTAGATGCTTTGGTTTGCTTGTTGGAGGTTATGGGTGAAAGTCGTAGTTATCGATCCCATGTTTTTAGATGCAAAGTCTGATGGACAAGTGATGCATTCATACCACCTGTGTagaatcaaattgcatgatttagcatgaaaatggcctagTGCCGAGTCTTTTAGCATGTCCATATGAGCATTCGGCTAAGtgtaaagatgaaaaattgACTGATTATTGTCGGATGTGCTtgaatggtcacataatggtTGTCCCCGACAAGATCGTGCTGTGTCGATAAAAAATACACGatttgtcggatgcacgtcaatccgtgTCGCCAAgttgatcggatgccggtcgcgacttataacggaccgacgctccttttggAATTGCTATTATGTcatgccgtgtcgatcggaattacacTAGCATAGTAGTTGCCGTCAccgaagtaatgggacgatgTTTGGTCCCGCCAATAGAGCACCAATCGTATAGTGAGCtaggcaccaactgtctagtgtgccggGCCAAGTGGCCTTATCTATTAACAAATGGATTTCTTGTGGTGTCTTGtgcatgcaagttgatgtgatgctttGCCGGTTGTTTGTTGGTGGTGGCTATTGATTTGAgttaagcattgcattatgcatggctgaagatcggtaagtttgcatgtgagtGAATTATATGCTTGATACTTCTGTAGTTGCTTGGTAGAATGCTCTgagtgaatcaa
This sequence is a window from Rhodamnia argentea isolate NSW1041297 chromosome 3, ASM2092103v1, whole genome shotgun sequence. Protein-coding genes within it:
- the LOC115733774 gene encoding G-type lectin S-receptor-like serine/threonine-protein kinase At1g61550, yielding MLSDGGNFVLQDRNSVEIWASFDDPTDTLLPNMEIGLNNRTGERQYLVSWKNDNNPPSGYFVTGITWETPPQLFTWNGSSPYWRSGPWDKSTFMGIPEMDSSYFSGYVLQQDPQQGTAYFSGDTTNNSLLGYGFISPGGVLALITWDYGSKSWLTNWAAPSNSCEVYGTCGPFGLCNSLNSPICRCVKGFMPRSKEEWNSRNSTRGCIRETELNCQKNTSRSASMQVKKDVFVQMNRMKVPDSAEYLSDIGDEGGCQSWCLNNCSCLAYSYVGTIGCLVWAKDLMDMQEFSTAGQDVYVRVAHDNTGMSIQTKLIISISTMVGIVSIGAAIFSLCKWRASKRDKTGEMSLGNAWKDELKQDDASELTMFSFSNLHHVTNNFNATNKLGQGGFGPVYKGKLNDGKEIAVKRLSSSSGQGMEEFKNEIILISKLQHRNLVRLVGCCIEGEEKILVYEYLSNKSLDTFLFGIASGLQYLHRESNLRVIHRDLKASNILLDEKMNPKISDFGLARIFEGTQVLLNTHKVVGTLGYMSPEYAMGGIFSEKSDVYSFGVLLLEIVSGKKNTSLYYQGHHFNLLSYAWQLWSEGTGLDLTDEAIVHTCSTSEVMRSILVGLLSVQDHATDRPNMSSVVLMLSGESELPQPRPPTFTFKSEIPSHDIRSQRECIFSTNTITNSVVDGR